In the Streptobacillus moniliformis DSM 12112 genome, one interval contains:
- the map gene encoding type I methionyl aminopeptidase — protein sequence MVKLKTLEDIKKIKKANEIIARLYEDIIPKYIKPGISTWEIDAICEDYIMSQGAIPGTKGYDIGWPYPTYPASTCISINEKVVHGIPSKTEILKEGDILSLDTVTILDGYFGDAAKTFAVGNIDDKSRKLIEVTEKAREIGIEQARAGNRIGDIGFAIQQYVEKFGFSVVRDFSGHGVGFAMHEDPYVLNYGKANTGLKIENGLVIAIEPMVNIGTFKVKILKDMWTVVTQDKKRSAHFEHSVAIVDGKPLILSQK from the coding sequence ATGGTAAAATTAAAAACTTTAGAGGATATAAAGAAGATAAAGAAAGCTAATGAAATAATTGCTAGACTTTATGAAGATATTATTCCTAAATATATCAAACCTGGAATATCAACTTGGGAGATAGATGCAATATGTGAAGACTACATAATGAGCCAAGGTGCAATTCCTGGAACTAAAGGTTATGATATAGGTTGGCCATATCCAACCTATCCAGCAAGTACTTGTATTTCAATAAATGAAAAAGTTGTTCATGGAATACCAAGTAAGACTGAGATATTAAAAGAAGGAGATATACTTTCTTTAGATACAGTTACTATACTTGATGGATATTTTGGAGATGCTGCTAAAACATTTGCTGTTGGAAATATTGATGATAAATCAAGAAAACTTATAGAAGTTACAGAAAAAGCTAGAGAAATAGGAATAGAACAAGCAAGGGCAGGAAATAGGATAGGAGATATAGGATTTGCTATACAACAATATGTAGAAAAATTTGGATTTTCAGTTGTAAGAGATTTTTCAGGGCATGGTGTAGGATTTGCTATGCATGAAGATCCCTATGTATTAAATTATGGTAAAGCAAATACAGGATTAAAAATAGAAAATGGTTTAGTAATAGCTATAGAACCTATGGTAAATATAGGGACATTTAAAGTTAAAATTTTAAAAGATATGTGGACAGTTGTTACTCAAGATAAAAAAAGATCAGCTCATTTTGAGCACTCTGTTGCAATAGTAGATGGAAAACCATTAATATTAAGTCAAAAATAG
- a CDS encoding alpha-amylase family glycosyl hydrolase gives MDAEYGDIEDFKKFVKASHQLGIKVIIDLPINHTSSEHPWFKDVLVDKNSKYRKFYRIEKNNNEKIDFKSAPLGGRAWHNLNDEEKYFGIFWSGMPDLNLREKEVRKEIHKISKYWINEVGIDGYRIDAAPHAYGKGEYSKDVNLFEENIKWWSEFRDELVKIKKDVYIVGEVWTAPEIVSKYFTVFDSNFNFEFSEKGIINALIRESSKELSSKLTRVYNLYEKSNKEYIDATFLTNHDQSRLSEKLSDLERQKVAASILLTLPGNPYIYYGEELGMKGKKPDELIREPYIWNDEFQTRWEPVELNIETKDYYSQKMDSNSLLNHYKLWIKIRKENDELKYGKFEAVETGNNKVFVYKMKYNRSEKILMHNLSNVEQKITLDGKEIILNPYESKIK, from the coding sequence ATAGATGCTGAATATGGTGATATAGAAGATTTTAAAAAATTTGTTAAGGCTAGTCATCAGTTAGGTATAAAGGTAATTATAGATCTACCAATAAATCATACTAGCAGTGAACACCCTTGGTTTAAGGATGTACTTGTAGATAAGAATAGTAAATATAGGAAGTTCTATAGAATAGAAAAGAATAATAATGAAAAAATTGATTTTAAATCAGCTCCACTTGGAGGGAGAGCATGGCATAATTTAAATGATGAAGAGAAATATTTTGGGATTTTTTGGAGTGGAATGCCAGATCTAAATTTAAGAGAAAAGGAAGTTAGAAAAGAAATACATAAGATATCTAAATATTGGATAAATGAGGTAGGAATAGATGGATATAGAATAGATGCGGCACCACATGCTTATGGTAAAGGAGAATATTCAAAGGATGTTAATTTATTTGAGGAGAACATTAAATGGTGGTCTGAATTTAGGGATGAATTAGTTAAAATTAAAAAAGATGTGTATATAGTAGGAGAAGTATGGACTGCACCTGAGATAGTTTCTAAATACTTTACTGTATTTGATTCTAATTTTAATTTTGAATTTTCAGAAAAAGGTATAATTAATGCTTTAATTAGAGAAAGTTCTAAAGAACTTAGTTCAAAATTAACAAGGGTGTATAATTTATATGAAAAAAGTAATAAAGAATATATAGATGCTACATTTTTAACTAATCATGATCAAAGTAGACTTTCAGAAAAGTTATCTGATCTTGAAAGACAAAAAGTTGCTGCAAGTATACTACTTACCCTACCTGGTAATCCGTATATATATTATGGTGAAGAATTAGGAATGAAAGGTAAAAAACCAGATGAGTTAATAAGAGAACCATATATATGGAATGATGAATTTCAAACAAGATGGGAACCTGTAGAACTTAATATAGAAACAAAGGATTATTATAGTCAGAAAATGGATTCTAATTCACTTTTAAATCATTATAAGCTGTGGATAAAAATTAGAAAAGAAAATGATGAGTTAAAATATGGAAAATTTGAGGCAGTAGAAACAGGGAATAATAAGGTATTTGTGTATAAGATGAAATATAATAGAAGTGAAAAAATACTTATGCATAATCTATCAAATGTTGAACAAAAAATAACTTTAGATGGAAAAGAAATAATTTTAAATCCTTATGAGAGTAAAATCAAATAA
- a CDS encoding alpha/beta hydrolase fold domain-containing protein, which translates to MKEELYMLPNGYYENILIKEYMGMQVLHLNENGKGDVVIYLHGGSYIHEPDPNHFTFLYNLIKKSDIRVILPIYPRAPKYNFKDAYEKVISLYKEISKDKDVVLMGDSAGGGFALGLTEELKKLSIKAPKKIIAISPWVDLTMENPDILLYEKVDPWLQSSKLMAAAKFWSDGQDLKDSRLSPIFGDVSALKNLTIITGTRDILYPDIMLLVDKLRKEKVKFNLIVGENLNHDYPLFPIPEAKKSVDIIADILNEN; encoded by the coding sequence ATGAAAGAAGAATTGTATATGCTTCCTAATGGATATTATGAAAATATATTAATTAAAGAATACATGGGCATGCAAGTTTTACATTTAAATGAGAATGGTAAAGGAGATGTTGTAATTTATCTTCATGGAGGTTCATACATTCATGAACCTGATCCTAATCACTTTACATTCTTATATAATTTAATAAAAAAGTCTGATATAAGAGTAATATTACCAATCTATCCAAGAGCTCCTAAGTATAATTTTAAGGATGCATATGAAAAAGTAATTTCTCTTTATAAAGAAATATCAAAGGATAAGGATGTAGTTTTAATGGGAGATAGTGCAGGTGGAGGTTTTGCTTTAGGTCTAACAGAAGAATTAAAAAAACTTAGTATAAAAGCCCCTAAAAAAATAATAGCAATTTCACCTTGGGTAGATTTAACTATGGAAAATCCAGATATTTTACTTTATGAGAAAGTTGATCCTTGGCTACAAAGCTCAAAACTTATGGCTGCAGCTAAATTTTGGTCAGATGGGCAAGATTTAAAGGATTCAAGATTAAGTCCAATTTTTGGCGATGTGAGTGCTTTAAAGAATTTAACAATAATTACAGGAACTAGAGATATACTTTATCCTGATATTATGTTACTTGTAGATAAACTAAGAAAAGAAAAAGTTAAATTTAATTTAATTGTAGGAGAAAATTTAAATCATGATTATCCACTTTTCCCTATACCTGAAGCTAAAAAATCTGTCGATATTATTGCAGATATTTTAAATGAGAATTAA
- a CDS encoding alpha-amylase family glycosyl hydrolase — MPLFLNKLERYEYIKKSILTLIAVFTLIFSCVKSKKYENTHEDKIAKTAIYYEIFVRSFADSNGDGIGDLNGIRAKLPELKDLGIEGIWLTPIFSSPSYHKYDVIDY, encoded by the coding sequence CTGCCTCTATTTTTAAATAAACTAGAAAGGTATGAATATATTAAAAAAAGTATTTTAACATTAATAGCTGTATTTACATTAATATTTAGTTGTGTTAAATCAAAGAAATATGAGAATACACATGAGGATAAGATTGCTAAAACTGCCATATATTATGAAATATTTGTTAGATCTTTTGCTGATTCTAATGGAGATGGTATAGGAGATTTAAATGGTATAAGAGCAAAACTCCCTGAACTTAAAGATTTAGGAATAGAAGGTATATGGTTAACTCCGATTTTTTCTTCTCCTAGTTATCATAAATATGATGTTATTGATTACTAA